A genomic segment from Campylobacter concisus encodes:
- the upp gene encoding uracil phosphoribosyltransferase has protein sequence MQNVKLISHPLIEHKLTILRDKNTQPFQFRMLVDEISYLMIFEATRNLKVKDVKVQTPVAVADAKRLTTKVMICPILRAALGMLDSVFTIIPDASVGFLGFQRNEETAQAEFFYAKLPKDAKERMAIIIDPMFATGGTAIDAVKFLREKGVKEIKFISIIAAPEGLKRFSEIYPDVEVYTASIDEKLNEKNYIVPGLGDAGDRVFNTL, from the coding sequence ATGCAAAACGTGAAGCTCATCTCGCACCCACTGATCGAGCATAAATTAACCATTCTACGTGATAAAAATACCCAGCCTTTTCAGTTTCGCATGCTAGTTGATGAGATCAGTTATCTTATGATCTTTGAGGCGACTAGAAATTTAAAGGTAAAAGATGTAAAAGTCCAAACACCAGTTGCGGTGGCAGATGCAAAGAGGCTTACTACAAAGGTGATGATATGCCCTATTTTAAGGGCTGCGCTTGGTATGCTTGATAGCGTTTTTACCATCATTCCAGATGCGAGCGTGGGCTTTTTGGGCTTTCAGCGAAACGAAGAGACAGCACAGGCTGAGTTCTTCTACGCAAAGCTTCCAAAAGATGCAAAAGAGCGCATGGCGATCATCATCGATCCTATGTTTGCGACTGGTGGCACAGCGATAGATGCGGTTAAGTTCTTGCGTGAAAAGGGTGTTAAAGAGATCAAATTTATCTCTATCATCGCTGCTCCTGAGGGGCTAAAGAGATTTAGCGAAATTTACCCAGATGTCGAGGTCTATACGGCATCGATTGATGAGAAGCTAAATGAGAAAAACTATATCGTCCCAGGTCTTGGTGACGCTGGCGATAGAGTTTTTAACACGCTTTAA
- the gltX gene encoding glutamate--tRNA ligase — protein sequence MIVTRFAPSPTGYLHIGGLRTALYNYLYARANNGKFLLRIEDTDLKRNSEEATQAIKEAFAWCKLDHDGEVTYQSKRFDLYKEYVKKLLDEGKAYKCYMSKDELEELRASQEARKERPKYDNRYRDFTGTPPAGIEPVIRIKAPLSGEIVIHDGIKGEVKFKVEDILDDFIIARSDGTPTYNFTVVIDDALMGVTDVIRGDDHLSNTPKQIVLYEALGFKVPKFYHVAMINGEDGKKLSKRHGATDVMEYKKMGYLPEALLNFLVRLGWSHGDDEIFTIEDMLKYFNPNDINKSSSTYNAQKLDWLNSHYIKTLPYERLAHDMLEFGVDFKALVKGELLLNSLRERSKTLIEMANSANAIINAPKSYDEKAWAKFINENSKEILAKFAQILDRDLDAKGYEELTNKFLEQNGLKLKDLAQALRIALTGSSVSPSIFEVLEVVGSSETKNRIQNLLKEEK from the coding sequence ATGATAGTTACTAGATTTGCTCCGTCGCCTACTGGATACCTACATATAGGCGGACTTAGGACAGCCCTTTATAATTATTTATATGCAAGAGCTAATAATGGAAAATTTTTACTTCGCATCGAAGATACTGACTTAAAACGAAACTCAGAAGAAGCCACGCAGGCCATAAAAGAGGCATTTGCTTGGTGCAAGCTTGATCACGATGGCGAAGTGACATATCAGTCAAAAAGATTTGATCTTTACAAAGAGTATGTTAAAAAGCTTCTTGATGAGGGTAAAGCCTATAAATGCTACATGAGCAAGGACGAACTTGAAGAGCTTAGAGCTAGCCAAGAGGCAAGAAAAGAGCGTCCAAAATATGATAATAGATATAGAGATTTTACTGGCACGCCTCCAGCTGGCATCGAGCCAGTCATCCGTATAAAAGCCCCGCTTAGCGGCGAGATCGTCATACATGATGGCATAAAAGGCGAGGTTAAATTTAAGGTTGAAGACATATTAGATGACTTCATCATCGCTAGAAGTGACGGCACACCGACTTATAACTTCACGGTCGTAATAGATGACGCATTAATGGGCGTAACAGACGTTATCCGTGGTGATGATCACCTCTCAAATACCCCAAAACAGATCGTTCTTTACGAGGCACTTGGCTTTAAGGTTCCAAAATTTTATCACGTCGCTATGATAAACGGCGAGGATGGCAAAAAGCTTAGTAAAAGGCATGGCGCAACTGATGTTATGGAGTATAAAAAGATGGGCTACTTGCCTGAAGCGCTCTTAAATTTTCTCGTTCGTCTTGGCTGGAGCCACGGCGATGATGAGATTTTTACTATTGAGGATATGCTTAAATACTTCAATCCAAACGATATCAACAAAAGCTCAAGCACCTACAACGCTCAAAAGCTTGACTGGCTAAATTCTCACTACATTAAGACTTTACCTTACGAGAGGCTAGCGCACGATATGCTTGAGTTTGGCGTAGATTTTAAGGCTTTGGTAAAGGGCGAGCTACTGCTAAATTCGCTCCGTGAGAGATCAAAGACACTAATAGAAATGGCAAATAGCGCAAATGCGATCATCAACGCTCCAAAAAGCTACGATGAGAAAGCATGGGCCAAATTTATAAATGAAAATAGCAAAGAAATTTTGGCTAAATTTGCTCAAATTTTAGACCGCGACCTTGACGCGAAGGGCTATGAGGAGCTAACTAATAAATTTTTAGAGCAAAATGGCTTAAAGCTAAAAGACCTAGCTCAGGCTCTAAGAATAGCGCTAACTGGCTCAAGCGTGAGCCCAAGCATCTTTGAAGTGCTTGAAGTAGTGGGCAGTAGCGAGACGAAAAATAGAATACAAAATTTATTAAAGGAAGAAAAATGA
- a CDS encoding malic enzyme-like NAD(P)-binding protein: MTHVTKEEALNYHIGGKIEIKVKTPCETSRDLSMAYTPGVAEPCKEIEADNELAYKYTNKANLVAVITDGTAVLGLGDIGAIAGKPVMEGKSVLFKKFANVDAFDIELDEHDPDKIVEICKALAPTFGGINLEDIRAPKCFEIERKLQEAVDIPVMHDDQHGTAMITSAGMINAMEISGKDISKIKIVVSGAGAAGIACAKMYKALGAKHIVMIDSKGVIHSKRIDLTPEKIEFALETEDRTLADAMRGADMFLGLSKPGVLTKEMVASMNKEPIIFALANPVPEIYPEDVEAVRSDVMMGTGRSDYPNQVNNVLGFPFIFRGALDVRAKKITENMKMAAARALAQLAKEPVPAEVLKASGVSELKFGKEYIIPKPFDKRVLTAVAPAVAKAAVEDGVARVKDFDVEAYRAKLAKGF; this comes from the coding sequence ATGACACATGTAACTAAAGAAGAAGCATTAAACTACCATATAGGCGGTAAGATCGAGATAAAGGTAAAGACGCCTTGCGAGACCTCAAGAGACCTTTCAATGGCCTATACACCAGGCGTTGCAGAACCTTGCAAAGAGATAGAAGCTGATAATGAACTAGCTTATAAATATACAAATAAAGCAAATCTGGTAGCTGTTATTACCGATGGCACAGCTGTTCTTGGGCTTGGCGACATCGGTGCGATCGCTGGCAAGCCAGTTATGGAAGGAAAGTCAGTTTTATTTAAAAAATTTGCAAACGTAGATGCCTTTGACATCGAGCTAGACGAGCATGATCCAGATAAGATCGTTGAGATTTGCAAGGCCCTTGCTCCGACATTTGGTGGTATAAATTTAGAAGATATCCGTGCTCCAAAGTGCTTTGAGATCGAGAGAAAGCTTCAAGAAGCAGTCGATATCCCAGTCATGCATGACGATCAGCACGGCACGGCGATGATAACAAGTGCTGGCATGATAAACGCGATGGAAATTTCTGGCAAAGATATATCTAAGATAAAAATCGTAGTTAGCGGCGCAGGCGCAGCTGGCATTGCATGCGCGAAGATGTATAAAGCGCTTGGTGCAAAACACATCGTGATGATAGATAGTAAAGGCGTAATTCACTCAAAAAGAATAGACCTAACGCCTGAAAAGATAGAGTTTGCACTTGAGACAGAGGATAGAACTCTAGCTGATGCGATGAGGGGTGCTGATATGTTTTTAGGTCTTTCTAAGCCTGGTGTGCTTACAAAAGAGATGGTTGCGTCAATGAATAAAGAGCCTATCATCTTTGCTTTGGCAAACCCAGTGCCTGAAATTTATCCAGAGGATGTTGAGGCTGTAAGAAGTGACGTTATGATGGGCACAGGCAGAAGCGACTATCCTAACCAAGTAAATAATGTTTTAGGTTTCCCTTTTATCTTTAGAGGTGCGCTTGACGTTAGAGCTAAAAAGATCACTGAAAATATGAAAATGGCTGCGGCTAGAGCGCTTGCACAGCTTGCAAAAGAGCCAGTACCAGCTGAAGTTTTAAAAGCAAGTGGCGTTAGCGAGCTAAAATTTGGCAAAGAGTATATCATCCCAAAACCATTTGACAAGCGCGTATTAACAGCAGTCGCTCCAGCAGTTGCGAAAGCTGCAGTTGAAGATGGCGTAGCGAGAGTAAAAGATTTTGATGTTGAGGCTTATAGAGCCAAACTTGCAAAAGGATTTTAA
- the yedE gene encoding YedE family putative selenium transporter has product MNKTVLYIIAGASLGILGPVLVYFGNPANMGVCAACFLRDSVGALGFHQAKVVQYLRPEILGLIIGGFLASMLWSRNFTPVSGSAAFSRFFLGVFAMIGCLIFLGCPWRAFLRLGGGDMTAIAGLVGLFAGVFVGRFFKKNGYVIPENDATTKPVAFLPLIIAILLLIALVFGLKLGDNGALFSSEKGPGSQHANIFISLICAIVIGIFMQRSKFCSVGAISKVFERDLSMFYGIVSIIVFASITNLALGQYKFGFEAQPIAHNDVLWNFLGMSLAGLCFSLSYGCPGKHLVQMGAGNLSSAVFVLGMGAGAAISHNFILASSGAGITPYAPYAVAIGFIYAIYVGVFTKKA; this is encoded by the coding sequence ATGAATAAAACAGTCCTTTACATCATCGCAGGTGCAAGTCTTGGCATTCTTGGCCCAGTGCTTGTTTATTTTGGCAATCCAGCAAACATGGGCGTTTGTGCGGCTTGCTTTTTAAGGGATAGCGTAGGTGCTCTTGGCTTTCACCAAGCTAAGGTCGTGCAGTATCTAAGGCCAGAAATTTTAGGTCTTATCATCGGAGGCTTTCTAGCAAGTATGCTTTGGAGTAGAAATTTCACTCCAGTATCTGGCAGTGCAGCATTTTCTAGATTTTTCTTAGGCGTGTTTGCTATGATTGGTTGCCTTATCTTTTTGGGCTGCCCATGGAGAGCATTTTTGCGCCTTGGCGGCGGAGATATGACTGCTATTGCTGGCCTTGTCGGTCTATTTGCTGGTGTTTTTGTTGGACGATTTTTCAAGAAAAATGGTTACGTCATACCTGAAAATGATGCCACTACAAAACCGGTTGCGTTTTTGCCATTAATCATTGCTATTTTGCTTTTAATAGCCCTTGTCTTTGGTTTAAAACTTGGCGATAATGGTGCATTATTTAGCTCAGAAAAAGGCCCAGGCTCACAGCACGCAAATATCTTTATCTCGCTTATTTGTGCCATTGTTATTGGCATTTTTATGCAAAGAAGTAAATTTTGTTCGGTTGGAGCGATTAGCAAAGTTTTTGAGCGTGATCTTTCAATGTTTTATGGCATTGTATCTATCATCGTTTTTGCAAGTATCACAAATTTAGCTCTTGGACAATATAAATTTGGCTTTGAAGCTCAACCTATCGCTCATAATGACGTCCTTTGGAATTTCCTTGGCATGAGCTTGGCTGGTCTTTGCTTTAGCCTAAGTTATGGCTGCCCAGGCAAACATTTAGTGCAAATGGGAGCTGGAAATTTAAGCTCAGCTGTATTTGTTTTAGGTATGGGAGCAGGTGCTGCGATAAGCCATAACTTCATACTTGCAAGCTCTGGAGCTGGCATCACTCCTTACGCTCCATATGCCGTAGCAATCGGCTTTATCTATGCTATTTATGTTGGAGTTTTTACTAAAAAAGCATAA
- a CDS encoding ribonuclease domain-containing protein: protein MNKRLLPALVAFVIAIIVGTFFFSNNGSEANKNAQILLEQLNKEGQKSQSLAENGSYTSKDELALYIYKFNKLPKNFITKKEALDLGWDAKSGNLWQISGGKSIGGDRFSNREKKLPEADGRKWFECDVNYNGGRRGAERILYSNDGLIYYTPDHYEHFYLLYEKRMQ from the coding sequence TTGAATAAAAGACTTTTGCCAGCCTTAGTTGCCTTCGTCATTGCTATTATTGTTGGCACTTTCTTTTTCTCAAATAATGGTAGTGAGGCAAATAAAAACGCTCAGATTTTACTTGAGCAGCTAAACAAAGAGGGACAAAAGAGCCAGAGCCTTGCAGAAAATGGCTCATACACCTCAAAAGATGAGCTCGCACTTTATATCTATAAATTTAACAAACTGCCAAAGAATTTCATAACCAAAAAAGAGGCACTTGATCTTGGCTGGGACGCAAAAAGCGGAAATTTATGGCAGATAAGCGGCGGCAAAAGCATCGGCGGGGATAGGTTTTCAAACAGAGAAAAGAAGCTACCTGAAGCTGATGGCAGAAAGTGGTTTGAGTGCGATGTAAATTACAATGGCGGCAGGCGCGGCGCTGAGAGAATTTTATACTCAAACGACGGACTTATCTACTACACGCCCGATCACTACGAGCATTTTTACCTGCTTTATGAAAAGAGGATGCAATGA
- a CDS encoding peptidylprolyl isomerase has product MKKLLFLAAGMLSALNLYSAQMINGIAAIVENEPITLYEVYSLKEQLRASEQDALNLLIRDRLEDAQIKNLNISVTPFELNDRIESIAKQNGMTNSQFRSSIQAQGMDFLEFKNNIEKKMLQEKLYKSILAEAGKNVNEQKAKMYFDANPDKFKVFSTAKVVLYRAKNPEELEAQKTSPSLLSSIQTQELSLDYQSIDPRLAAIIAGTNNGEFTQILKGADSFDMFYVKEKIGSYTPSFADVKDNVINELYQGEQEKLMADYFDKLRAKAKIQILR; this is encoded by the coding sequence ATGAAAAAATTGCTCTTTTTGGCTGCTGGCATGCTAAGTGCTTTAAATTTATATTCGGCTCAGATGATAAACGGTATCGCAGCTATTGTAGAGAACGAACCAATCACGCTTTATGAAGTTTATAGCTTAAAAGAGCAGCTAAGAGCTAGTGAACAAGATGCCTTAAATTTACTCATAAGAGATAGACTCGAAGATGCTCAAATAAAAAATTTAAACATTAGCGTAACACCATTTGAGCTAAACGACAGAATCGAATCAATCGCAAAGCAAAATGGCATGACAAATTCTCAGTTTAGAAGCTCTATCCAAGCTCAAGGCATGGACTTTTTGGAGTTTAAAAACAACATAGAAAAAAAGATGCTTCAAGAAAAGCTTTATAAAAGCATCTTGGCTGAAGCTGGCAAAAATGTAAATGAGCAAAAAGCAAAGATGTATTTTGATGCTAATCCCGATAAATTTAAGGTCTTTAGCACTGCTAAAGTGGTCCTTTATAGGGCAAAAAATCCTGAAGAACTAGAAGCTCAAAAAACAAGTCCATCACTACTTAGCAGCATACAAACACAAGAGCTAAGTTTAGACTATCAAAGCATAGATCCAAGACTAGCAGCTATCATAGCTGGCACAAATAATGGCGAATTTACCCAAATACTAAAAGGCGCTGATAGTTTTGATATGTTTTATGTAAAAGAGAAAATAGGCTCATACACTCCAAGCTTTGCAGATGTTAAGGATAATGTTATAAACGAGCTTTATCAAGGCGAGCAAGAAAAACTTATGGCTGATTATTTTGATAAACTCCGTGCAAAAGCAAAGATTCAAATTTTAAGATAA
- a CDS encoding MqnA/MqnD/SBP family protein yields the protein MIFGKIDYLNLLPFHVFLKSAPLSSQIKKAIEFKKGVPSKLNRALNARKIDAAVISSIASKKANLKKLNFGIVAKKDVKSVLVRKNSVPKPDPASASSNALAKVLRLNGEVIIGDRALKAYLREGKECFYDLGKIWHEKTNLPFVFGRFSYVKNGSFYKRLVAKFLQKNVKIPNYILAQYAKSRDISEQDIKWYLKFISYKIGPKEQKSLRKFFKENRLLKAAKKN from the coding sequence ATGATATTTGGAAAGATTGATTATCTAAATTTACTCCCATTTCACGTATTTTTAAAATCAGCCCCACTAAGCTCTCAGATAAAAAAGGCGATCGAGTTTAAAAAGGGTGTGCCAAGCAAGCTAAATAGGGCGCTAAATGCCAGAAAAATCGATGCTGCGGTGATCTCAAGCATAGCTAGCAAAAAGGCAAATTTAAAGAAGCTAAATTTTGGAATAGTCGCCAAAAAAGATGTAAAAAGCGTGCTTGTGCGCAAAAACTCAGTCCCAAAACCAGATCCTGCCTCAGCTAGCTCAAACGCCCTAGCCAAGGTGCTTCGTCTAAATGGCGAAGTGATCATAGGCGACAGGGCGCTAAAGGCATACTTAAGAGAGGGCAAAGAGTGCTTTTACGACCTTGGTAAAATTTGGCACGAAAAGACAAATTTGCCATTTGTTTTTGGCAGATTTTCATATGTAAAAAATGGCTCATTTTATAAAAGATTGGTCGCAAAATTTTTACAAAAAAATGTAAAAATTCCAAACTATATCTTAGCCCAGTATGCTAAAAGTCGCGACATAAGCGAGCAAGATATCAAGTGGTATTTGAAATTTATAAGCTACAAAATAGGCCCAAAAGAGCAAAAATCACTCAGAAAATTTTTTAAAGAAAATAGATTATTAAAAGCAGCAAAAAAGAATTAA
- a CDS encoding barstar family protein, with translation MKIVILDAKKMLEKEKMHEYFAKKFDLPEYYGKNLDALFDCLCEINEPTLIKLKNESALDSDTKESLAQLFCDVCSENEMVKFELVKDEK, from the coding sequence ATGAAAATCGTGATCTTAGATGCCAAAAAGATGCTCGAAAAAGAAAAAATGCATGAGTATTTTGCCAAGAAATTTGACCTGCCAGAGTACTACGGCAAAAATTTAGACGCGCTCTTTGACTGCCTTTGCGAGATAAATGAACCAACGCTTATAAAGCTAAAAAATGAAAGTGCTTTGGATAGTGACACAAAAGAGAGCTTGGCTCAGTTATTTTGCGATGTTTGCAGCGAAAACGAGATGGTTAAATTTGAGCTTGTAAAAGATGAAAAATGA
- a CDS encoding TonB-dependent receptor: protein MKFSILASSLIFSSLWALDTNNSDYSVILPTIEVEGISEQNTLKGYIAYDSADINRNGLSNKETPQTIENIDIQKNRNYGTNDLSSILEGNAGIDAGYDMRGESIKIRGFSVDGGDIYRDGVRDSGQIRRSTANVERVEILKGPASILYGRSDGGAVVNLVSKKANFMPVYKLSGRVGSWSRYGGGIDINHVVNNQLAARLTTDMERGKSWRDGIKYKNFMISPSIIVTNDGGTVSFEAQYTYDNAWRVPDRMPTKSVYDKLGIDYTKGFSHDGDFVEDKLHFFRTELNAELVKDMNLKWVFGYRKASQNFDHYFSGTIMPGNRLKQNYAKQQTDNDTLSNAITLTKELEFTRFKHNLTFGYDNSVETRHPRLWFDSAKNVTINPYASRSSWGSVGYIPLNTDNKHKAINNGVFLEDLISLDDKYRLLIGGRLDFYKFKTRNIADMTNSYKGHSFSPRVGVLWDFLPEHTAYASYSKSFAPYGGRGNIGISIGDTTMLDLKPQNNEQYEIGLKSTWADNRFSSNLAIFQIEHNNIRYRPDPINDPYTWAQRGKERSRGIELNILGKIYENLYLRSSLGYMRAIIASDKSNPLNERLSLNNTTNWQGNVFLRYAKNDKWYVESGVTGYSKRYSYRTSNGRVIDEHLPGFARFDASAGYNFNEHAQITLAINNILNKKYWRSDSRPGDERSFMLNMHYTF from the coding sequence ATGAAGTTTAGTATACTTGCTTCATCACTGATCTTTAGCTCGCTGTGGGCTTTAGATACAAATAACAGTGATTATTCAGTTATTTTACCAACTATCGAGGTGGAAGGTATCTCTGAGCAAAATACCCTAAAAGGTTATATCGCGTATGATAGTGCGGATATCAATAGAAATGGACTCAGTAACAAAGAGACGCCACAAACTATCGAAAATATAGATATACAAAAGAATAGAAACTACGGCACAAACGATCTCTCAAGTATCCTAGAAGGAAATGCTGGTATTGATGCAGGCTATGATATGAGAGGCGAGAGCATCAAGATAAGAGGCTTTAGTGTTGATGGTGGCGATATATATAGAGATGGTGTTAGAGACTCTGGCCAGATAAGACGCAGTACAGCAAATGTTGAGAGAGTTGAAATTTTAAAAGGACCAGCTTCGATCTTATATGGAAGAAGCGATGGCGGTGCGGTTGTAAATCTAGTTAGTAAGAAGGCAAATTTTATGCCTGTTTATAAGCTCTCAGGAAGAGTTGGCAGCTGGAGTAGATATGGTGGTGGTATCGATATAAATCACGTAGTAAATAATCAATTAGCTGCAAGATTAACGACTGATATGGAGCGTGGAAAATCATGGAGAGATGGTATAAAATATAAAAATTTTATGATAAGTCCAAGTATTATTGTGACAAATGATGGTGGAACGGTGAGTTTTGAGGCGCAATACACATATGATAATGCTTGGCGTGTACCTGATAGAATGCCAACAAAAAGTGTCTATGACAAGCTTGGTATCGACTATACAAAGGGATTTTCTCATGATGGAGACTTTGTTGAAGATAAGCTTCATTTCTTCCGTACCGAGCTAAATGCAGAGTTGGTAAAGGACATGAATTTAAAATGGGTTTTTGGTTATAGAAAAGCTAGTCAAAATTTTGACCATTATTTTAGTGGTACCATCATGCCTGGAAATAGACTAAAGCAAAACTATGCTAAACAACAAACTGATAATGACACACTATCAAATGCTATAACACTTACAAAGGAGCTTGAATTTACAAGATTTAAGCATAATCTTACTTTTGGATATGACAACAGCGTAGAAACTCGCCATCCAAGGCTTTGGTTTGATAGTGCAAAAAATGTAACTATAAATCCATATGCATCAAGATCAAGTTGGGGTAGTGTGGGCTATATACCACTTAATACTGATAATAAGCATAAAGCCATAAATAATGGAGTATTTTTAGAAGATCTAATAAGCTTAGACGACAAATATAGGCTACTGATTGGTGGAAGGCTTGACTTTTATAAATTTAAAACAAGAAATATTGCTGATATGACAAATAGCTACAAAGGGCACTCTTTTAGTCCAAGAGTTGGCGTGCTTTGGGATTTTTTACCAGAGCATACCGCGTATGCTTCATACTCAAAGAGTTTTGCTCCATATGGTGGTCGCGGGAATATAGGTATAAGTATAGGCGATACAACGATGCTTGATCTAAAACCACAAAATAATGAGCAATATGAAATCGGCTTAAAAAGCACATGGGCTGATAATAGATTTAGCTCAAACTTAGCGATATTTCAGATCGAGCATAACAATATAAGATATAGACCAGATCCTATAAATGATCCATATACTTGGGCACAGCGTGGTAAAGAGCGAAGTCGTGGTATAGAGCTAAATATCTTGGGTAAAATTTATGAAAATTTATATCTAAGAAGCTCTCTTGGATATATGAGGGCTATTATCGCAAGTGATAAATCAAATCCATTAAATGAAAGACTTAGTCTAAACAATACAACCAACTGGCAGGGCAATGTTTTTTTAAGATATGCTAAAAACGATAAATGGTATGTCGAAAGTGGCGTAACAGGATACTCTAAGCGATATAGCTACCGCACAAGTAATGGTAGAGTCATAGACGAACATCTCCCTGGTTTTGCTAGATTTGATGCAAGTGCTGGATATAACTTTAACGAACACGCTCAAATAACACTAGCGATAAATAATATCTTAAATAAAAAATACTGGCGTTCTGATTCAAGACCTGGCGATGAGAGATCGTTTATGCTAAATATGCACTACACTTTTTAA